In Hyla sarda isolate aHylSar1 chromosome 9, aHylSar1.hap1, whole genome shotgun sequence, the following proteins share a genomic window:
- the LOC130291944 gene encoding olfactory receptor 6F1-like yields MDFHEFPLAFTDKILTMKQKNQTVFTEFYLLGFSLSTQASYCLFAIVLIIYIVTVAANIFIIVIVITDQHLHKPMYFFIGGLSFIEIWYPSVTVPRLLWFLLTREKSISIVGCMAQFYFHFSLGTTESFLLTVMSYDRYVAICKPLHYVTILNSKTSVRLLLGCWAGGFFIIVILCLQVSNLSFCAENVLDHYYCDFAPLIKLSCSDTWGLEILFFVSACFIILGCFLLIVISYIYIIQTTMSFPTSIGRYKTFSTCASHLIVVCLFYLTNIFMFVRTNTGYFLHLNKTVSIIPSVVTPLLNPIIYTLRNKEVKKAVKKTIQKATHKK; encoded by the coding sequence ATGGACTTTCATGAGTTCCCATTAGCTTTCACAGATAAGATCCTCACAATGAAACAGAAGAATCAAACTGTGTTCACAGAATTTTATCTCCTCGGTTTCTCATTGTCCACCCAAGCCTCATATTGCCTATTTGCCATAGTATTAATCATTTATATTGTGACCGTGGCAGCCAATATTTTTATCATAGTAATTGTTATTACCGATCAACATCTCCACAAGCCCATGTACTTCTTCATTGGCGGGCTGTCCTTTATAGAGATCTGGTACCCGTCTGTCACAGTTCCTAGGCTACTGTGGTTCCTATTGACCAGAGAAAAATCCATTTCTATCGTTGGGTGCATGGCTCAGTTTTATTTCCACTTTTCTCTAGGCACCACAGAAAGCTTCCTCCTCACCGTTATGTCTTATGACCGATATGTGGCTATTTGCAAACCTTTGCATTATGTGACTATATTGAATTCTAAGACTTCTGTAAGATTGTTATTGGGTTGCTGGGCTGGTGGTTTCTTTATCATTGTTATTTTATGCTTACAGGTCTCAAATCTTTCCTTCTGTGCCGAGAATGTCCTTGACCACTATTACTGTGATTTTGCACCACTTATAAAGCTGTCTTGCTCAGATACCTGGGGCCTAGAAATTCTATTTTTTGTATCTgcttgttttattattttgggttGTTTTCTACTCATTGTAATTTCTTACATCTATATAATCCAAACGACTATGTCCTTCCCCACTTCTATTGGAAGATACAAGACTTTTTCGACATGCGCCTCTCATCTGATTGTGGTTTGCCTTTTCTACCTGACCAATATCTTCATGTTTGTTCGAACTAACACTGGATACTTTTTGCATCTGAATAAAACAGTGTCGATCATTCCATCAGTGGTGACCCCACTCCTGAACCCCATTATCTACACCCTGCGAAACAAGGAGGTAAAAAAAGCTGTGAAGAAAACCATACAGAAAGCCACTCATAAAAAATAA